Proteins encoded within one genomic window of Candidatus Cloacimonadota bacterium:
- a CDS encoding holo-ACP synthase gives MIVGIGTDIVKVERVRRLLERYPNFVERVFCAGEITHCQGKANPEQSYAARFAAKEAVMKTLGTGWDGMVNWRDIEVFTDKNGKPGILLRGGALERLTALAADRVHLSLTHEKEYALAFVVLERQKLDSLRVSE, from the coding sequence TTGATAGTGGGGATAGGAACCGATATCGTGAAAGTGGAGCGTGTGCGCAGACTGCTGGAACGGTATCCAAACTTCGTTGAACGTGTTTTCTGCGCGGGCGAAATCACCCATTGCCAGGGAAAAGCGAACCCGGAACAAAGTTACGCCGCCCGTTTCGCCGCCAAGGAAGCCGTGATGAAAACTCTGGGTACGGGCTGGGACGGCATGGTGAATTGGAGGGACATTGAGGTTTTTACAGATAAAAACGGAAAACCGGGCATTCTGCTCAGGGGCGGGGCGCTGGAACGTTTGACCGCTCTGGCGGCAGATCGCGTTCACCTGTCCCTGACTCACGAAAAAGAATACGCGCTGGCCTTTGTGGTGCTGGAAAGGCAAAAGCTTGACAGCTTGCGAGTGTCTGAATAA
- a CDS encoding D-alanine--D-alanine ligase — protein MERITVLKGGDSSERKISLLSGAAVAEGLRVNGYEVTELDPADFSTLGQMIERMQELETELVFLGLHGGSGENGQLQAALDLAGLRYTGSGFQACALTMDKYVSKLMAREEGVPVADWVLLRGDQLGDYNDPRDLQGIVDKLGLPLIVKPNDGGSSVGISKVERVEQLREASQHALKYSSSALLERFIPGRELTATVIDGQALPLVEIKPLSGWYDYDNKYNAGRTEYLAPAPIEESVAQLMQTYAVRLWQVFGLRGYARIDFRYDGEKPYFLEVNTLPGMTTLSLTPMAAKAVGISFVDLVDKIAHLALDQDNTEAT, from the coding sequence ATGGAAAGAATAACAGTTTTGAAAGGCGGCGACTCTTCCGAGCGGAAGATTTCGCTGTTGAGTGGAGCGGCGGTCGCGGAGGGGCTGAGAGTAAATGGTTATGAGGTCACGGAACTTGATCCGGCTGATTTTTCAACCTTGGGCCAAATGATCGAGCGGATGCAGGAATTGGAAACCGAGCTCGTCTTTCTTGGTTTGCACGGCGGTTCTGGTGAAAACGGGCAGTTGCAAGCCGCTCTGGACCTCGCTGGATTGCGCTACACGGGGTCGGGGTTCCAGGCTTGCGCCCTCACCATGGACAAATACGTGTCAAAACTGATGGCCAGGGAGGAGGGGGTGCCTGTTGCTGACTGGGTGCTGCTTCGCGGTGACCAATTGGGCGATTATAATGATCCCCGCGACCTTCAGGGCATAGTGGACAAGCTGGGGCTACCCCTGATCGTAAAGCCGAACGATGGCGGCTCTTCGGTCGGCATCAGCAAAGTGGAGCGTGTAGAGCAGCTTCGGGAAGCATCTCAGCATGCCCTTAAATACAGCTCCAGCGCGCTTTTGGAGCGCTTCATCCCAGGCCGCGAGCTTACGGCTACCGTGATTGACGGCCAGGCCCTGCCTTTGGTTGAGATCAAGCCACTGAGTGGCTGGTATGATTATGACAACAAATACAACGCCGGACGCACTGAGTATCTGGCCCCAGCCCCAATCGAAGAATCAGTGGCCCAATTGATGCAGACATACGCTGTACGGCTGTGGCAGGTTTTCGGCTTGCGGGGCTACGCGCGGATAGACTTTCGCTATGACGGAGAAAAACCGTATTTCCTGGAAGTGAACACCCTCCCCGGGATGACGACGCTCAGCCTGACCCCGATGGCAGCCAAGGCCGTGGGGATCAGCTTTGTGGACCTGGTGGACAAGATAGCCCACCTGGCTTTGGATCAAGATAACACAGAAGCGACATAA
- a CDS encoding KH domain-containing protein has protein sequence MKELIEFMVKALVDDPSEVNITEIQGDKITLYELRVSKTDIGKVIGKRGRTAGAMRTIINAVSTKQGKRAELEIIE, from the coding sequence ATGAAGGAACTGATTGAGTTCATGGTCAAGGCACTGGTTGACGATCCAAGCGAAGTCAACATCACAGAGATTCAAGGCGACAAGATAACTCTTTACGAGCTTCGTGTTTCCAAGACCGATATTGGCAAGGTGATCGGCAAAAGAGGCCGCACCGCTGGCGCCATGCGCACCATCATCAACGCCGTCAGCACCAAGCAGGGGAAGAGAGCCGAGCTCGAAATCATCGAGTAG
- the trmD gene encoding tRNA (guanosine(37)-N1)-methyltransferase TrmD encodes MKINVLTLFPEAFASVLESSMIARARAMKALEVEFTDFRTYSGNKHNQVDDYAFGGFAGMVLRAEPVYQAITELVKESWAPVVYFTPQGRKLDQAVLEYYAGLPRVILLCGHYKETDQRLRDLAVCDEISIGDYVLSGGEIPALAFIDGVARLLPGVLGDILSATSDSFSASSDELGFSCYTRPVNWMGQSVPPVLREGNHAKIQAWANESAKRFTRVRRPDLKRGK; translated from the coding sequence ATGAAGATAAACGTCCTCACCCTTTTTCCGGAAGCTTTTGCCAGCGTTCTGGAAAGCAGCATGATCGCCCGCGCCAGAGCCATGAAAGCTTTGGAGGTGGAGTTCACCGATTTCCGCACCTATAGCGGAAACAAGCACAATCAGGTGGACGACTATGCTTTTGGCGGATTCGCCGGCATGGTGCTTCGCGCCGAACCGGTGTATCAGGCGATCACTGAACTGGTCAAGGAAAGCTGGGCCCCGGTTGTGTATTTCACCCCTCAGGGGCGCAAACTCGATCAGGCGGTGCTGGAATACTATGCCGGCCTGCCACGCGTTATCTTGCTTTGCGGACACTACAAGGAAACTGACCAGCGACTGCGCGACCTGGCTGTTTGCGATGAAATCTCCATTGGAGACTACGTCCTTTCGGGTGGCGAGATTCCCGCCCTGGCTTTCATCGACGGCGTTGCGAGACTCTTGCCCGGTGTTTTGGGAGACATCTTATCCGCCACCAGCGATTCCTTCAGCGCGAGCAGCGATGAACTTGGTTTTTCCTGTTACACTCGGCCGGTGAATTGGATGGGGCAGAGCGTCCCTCCGGTGCTGCGTGAAGGCAATCACGCCAAGATTCAAGCTTGGGCCAACGAAAGCGCAAAGCGGTTCACCCGGGTGAGACGTCCTGATCTGAAGCGGGGCAAATGA
- the rpsP gene encoding 30S ribosomal protein S16, translating into MVKLRLRRMGANDQPFYRIVAIDSRVSRDGKYIESIGWYDPKPNPSKIQIEKDRALYWLGVGAQPSDTVRSLLRKAGILQIRHEQKIESRKAAENTQEVRNEGTD; encoded by the coding sequence ATGGTCAAGTTGAGACTGAGAAGGATGGGAGCGAACGACCAGCCCTTTTACCGGATTGTTGCAATTGACTCCCGTGTGAGCCGCGACGGCAAGTACATAGAGAGCATTGGCTGGTATGACCCCAAACCCAACCCTTCCAAAATCCAGATCGAAAAAGATCGCGCCCTGTATTGGCTTGGAGTCGGCGCGCAACCTAGCGACACCGTGCGTTCGCTGCTGCGCAAGGCTGGCATCCTGCAGATCCGGCACGAGCAGAAAATAGAAAGCAGAAAAGCAGCAGAAAACACACAAGAGGTAAGAAATGAAGGAACTGATTGA
- a CDS encoding sel1 repeat family protein produces the protein MFRLSALQDHSESQNKLGECYLYGCGVERDSLEAYYWFMLSSSFGSVDGYTNRIKLMQELSQEQIDLVNSRADVWLEERGMWVHTSYFNK, from the coding sequence ATGTTCCGGCTTTCCGCTTTGCAAGACCATTCGGAATCCCAGAACAAACTCGGGGAGTGCTATCTCTACGGCTGCGGGGTGGAGCGTGACAGTCTGGAAGCCTATTACTGGTTCATGCTCTCAAGTTCGTTCGGCAGCGTTGACGGATATACCAACAGGATCAAACTTATGCAGGAACTCTCGCAGGAACAGATAGACCTGGTCAACAGCCGGGCGGATGTCTGGCTTGAAGAACGTGGCATGTGGGTGCATACCTCCTATTTCAACAAATGA
- a CDS encoding YgiQ family radical SAM protein, producing MPFLPTNLKEAQTRGWSELDVIIVTGDAYVDHPSFGAAIIGRHLEAAGFRVGIIPQPDPARDGDFTVLGEPRLFFGITAGNMDSMVCNYTAQRKKRNEDAYSPGGRAGLRPDRASLIYANVLKRLYKKVPLVLGGIEASLRRLAHYDFWQNKVRGSLLADTKASLLVYGMAENAVVEIARSFREGKQANELTELPGTVAFSPEPPSEDDLVLPDNLVCADKLTFHRMTHLFEENQHTRTLFQLNGGRWLRHNPPAKTLSRNDMDALYALPFEHAPHPRYGQQKIPAFEQIRDSLTSHRGCYGGCNFCAISSHQGRAIQSRSADSIVNEAKSLSTRRKKAITITDVGGPTANMYASSCELGWPESCKRASCLYPKICPRLKPDHQEQLRLLEKLEHLPQVNHVFIASGIRHDLALRSPDYISSLATKHTGGRLKLAPEHSVPGVLRLMGKPDVSSFEEFSREFLHACKQAGLKRQIIPYIIIGHPGTTIQDALELRKWLIRNRLKVEQVQEFTPTPMTISTCMYYTGLDYYTGKPIHVPKPSEIRRQKELALWHLN from the coding sequence ATGCCATTTCTGCCCACGAACCTGAAGGAAGCCCAAACCCGCGGCTGGAGCGAACTTGACGTTATAATCGTCACCGGGGACGCCTATGTGGACCATCCCAGCTTCGGAGCTGCCATCATTGGCCGACACCTGGAAGCAGCCGGGTTCCGCGTGGGAATCATTCCACAGCCTGATCCCGCCAGGGACGGGGATTTTACCGTTTTGGGAGAGCCCCGCCTGTTTTTCGGCATCACGGCTGGAAACATGGATTCCATGGTCTGCAACTACACGGCCCAGCGCAAAAAACGCAATGAGGACGCCTACAGCCCCGGCGGCAGGGCGGGTTTGCGTCCGGACCGTGCTTCCTTGATCTATGCGAACGTCCTGAAGCGGCTCTACAAAAAGGTTCCGCTGGTATTGGGAGGCATCGAGGCCTCGTTGCGCAGATTGGCCCATTACGATTTCTGGCAGAACAAAGTGCGGGGCAGCCTGCTGGCCGATACCAAAGCCTCCCTTCTGGTTTACGGGATGGCGGAAAATGCGGTTGTAGAGATAGCCCGGTCTTTTCGGGAAGGCAAACAGGCAAACGAACTGACCGAACTCCCCGGGACCGTGGCTTTCAGTCCGGAACCACCTTCCGAGGATGATCTGGTGCTGCCTGACAACCTCGTCTGCGCTGACAAACTCACCTTTCACCGCATGACCCACCTCTTCGAGGAAAACCAGCATACCAGAACCCTTTTCCAGTTGAACGGCGGCCGCTGGCTGCGGCATAATCCTCCAGCGAAAACGCTTTCGCGAAATGACATGGACGCGCTCTACGCCCTGCCTTTCGAGCATGCCCCCCATCCGCGATACGGCCAGCAAAAGATTCCGGCCTTCGAACAAATCAGGGATTCGCTCACCTCTCACCGGGGCTGTTACGGTGGCTGCAATTTCTGCGCCATTTCTTCACATCAGGGTCGGGCCATCCAGTCCCGGTCGGCAGATTCCATCGTTAACGAAGCCAAAAGCCTCTCCACTCGCCGCAAGAAAGCCATAACCATCACCGATGTGGGCGGCCCCACTGCCAACATGTATGCCTCGAGCTGTGAACTGGGCTGGCCGGAAAGCTGCAAACGCGCATCCTGCCTCTATCCGAAGATTTGCCCCCGGCTCAAGCCAGACCATCAGGAGCAGCTTCGTCTGCTGGAAAAGCTGGAGCATCTGCCCCAGGTTAATCACGTTTTCATCGCTTCCGGAATCAGGCACGACCTGGCTTTACGAAGCCCCGACTACATCTCATCCCTGGCCACAAAACACACCGGAGGACGTCTAAAGCTTGCCCCCGAGCACAGTGTGCCGGGTGTTCTGCGTCTGATGGGAAAGCCTGATGTCAGCAGCTTTGAAGAGTTTTCCCGCGAGTTTCTCCATGCCTGCAAACAAGCCGGCCTCAAGCGCCAAATCATCCCCTACATCATCATCGGCCATCCCGGCACCACAATCCAGGACGCTCTGGAACTCCGCAAATGGCTGATCCGGAACCGCCTGAAGGTGGAACAGGTGCAGGAATTCACCCCAACGCCAATGACGATCAGCACCTGCATGTATTACACGGGACTGGATTATTACACCGGCAAACCCATCCACGTGCCGAAACCTTCAGAGATCAGGCGCCAAAAAGAACTCGCCCTCTGGCATTTGAATTGA
- a CDS encoding methylated-DNA--[protein]-cysteine S-methyltransferase, with translation MAEQQVGYVDWEDWGLELVMERGKLRKLLFVEKGKAAEALEPEIAKACQQLLAYLNGNGKAFKLELEPIGTKFQQEVWNALLEIPYGETRSYKQLAERIGRPRACRAVGQAANKNPLPIVIPCHRLVGSNGSLTGYAGGIEIKRRLLELERRHLE, from the coding sequence ATGGCCGAACAGCAAGTTGGCTATGTGGATTGGGAGGACTGGGGCCTTGAACTGGTTATGGAGCGAGGAAAACTCCGCAAGCTGCTTTTTGTGGAGAAAGGCAAGGCAGCAGAAGCCCTGGAGCCAGAAATAGCCAAAGCCTGCCAGCAGTTGCTGGCCTATCTGAATGGAAATGGCAAGGCTTTCAAGCTGGAGCTTGAACCCATTGGCACGAAGTTTCAACAGGAAGTTTGGAACGCGCTTTTGGAAATCCCCTATGGCGAAACCCGTAGCTACAAGCAACTCGCTGAGCGGATCGGTCGCCCCCGCGCTTGTAGGGCGGTGGGGCAGGCCGCAAATAAGAATCCCCTGCCCATCGTGATTCCCTGCCACCGGTTGGTAGGCTCGAACGGCTCTCTTACCGGCTATGCTGGAGGCATTGAAATCAAACGGCGCCTGCTGGAACTGGAGCGCAGGCATTTGGAGTAG
- a CDS encoding cold shock domain-containing protein, whose product MRGKVKWFNKNKGYGFIITEDNKEYFVHWKSIVTNSPRELKVLEQDEIVTFDLMETDKGTQAINIIRISG is encoded by the coding sequence ATGAGAGGAAAAGTCAAGTGGTTTAACAAGAATAAAGGTTACGGCTTTATTATTACCGAAGACAACAAAGAATACTTCGTGCACTGGAAGTCCATCGTCACAAATTCCCCCAGGGAGTTGAAAGTGCTCGAACAGGACGAGATCGTCACTTTCGATTTGATGGAAACAGACAAAGGCACCCAAGCTATCAATATTATCAGGATTTCCGGCTGA
- a CDS encoding sel1 repeat family protein, which translates to MFRLAKDGGVDEAQYYLGLCYLQGWGVGKDEKQAFRRFHLAAVAGVPKAMTALADLYLEGVGTQADADIALKWYIKAVAAGESRALGIIGVRLLEQDNPDVGRALKYLRQAASEGDSRAQNAIGRCYKEGIGFKPDLAKAIKWFIRSAEQGHPPALVNLENCYMNGEGVLKNEDEASRLYALAAEQNYSWGQFKLAGCYATGRGIYRNLPEAMRLYRLAAEQNLPEACYNLGYYLQRTEAGITANLKEAELWFGRAAELNFAPGQFALAFYKYHGTGIGVNRIEAFRNFKLAAEQGHAEAQGYLGLMYLKGQGTWPNPKEAVRWLSSGAAAGSKEAQY; encoded by the coding sequence TTGTTCCGTCTGGCCAAAGACGGTGGTGTAGACGAGGCACAGTATTATTTGGGGCTTTGTTACCTCCAGGGCTGGGGTGTCGGCAAAGATGAAAAGCAGGCGTTTCGCAGGTTTCATCTTGCTGCTGTTGCCGGTGTACCAAAGGCGATGACGGCTCTCGCAGATCTATATCTGGAAGGCGTTGGAACACAAGCCGATGCAGATATTGCCTTAAAGTGGTACATAAAAGCTGTTGCCGCCGGTGAATCCAGAGCGCTTGGCATCATCGGGGTAAGATTGCTGGAACAGGATAACCCTGATGTTGGCAGGGCACTAAAATACCTGCGCCAAGCTGCCTCGGAAGGTGATTCCAGGGCTCAGAACGCCATCGGCAGATGCTACAAAGAGGGAATTGGCTTCAAACCAGATTTGGCGAAGGCGATAAAGTGGTTCATCCGTTCTGCGGAACAGGGTCATCCGCCCGCCTTGGTGAATCTCGAGAACTGCTACATGAATGGCGAGGGAGTACTGAAAAACGAGGATGAAGCTTCCCGCCTGTACGCTCTCGCTGCGGAGCAAAACTACAGCTGGGGGCAGTTCAAATTGGCTGGGTGTTATGCCACGGGCCGGGGCATATACAGGAATTTGCCAGAAGCCATGCGTCTTTATCGCCTTGCGGCGGAACAGAATCTGCCCGAGGCTTGCTATAACTTGGGATACTATCTCCAAAGAACCGAAGCGGGGATCACGGCAAACTTGAAGGAAGCCGAGCTATGGTTTGGCCGGGCCGCGGAATTGAATTTCGCGCCTGGTCAGTTTGCCCTGGCTTTTTATAAATACCACGGCACAGGTATCGGTGTCAATCGCATTGAAGCCTTTCGTAACTTCAAACTGGCCGCGGAACAAGGCCACGCAGAGGCTCAGGGCTATCTCGGCCTGATGTATCTGAAAGGGCAAGGCACCTGGCCGAATCCAAAGGAAGCTGTCAGATGGCTGTCTTCAGGAGCGGCGGCGGGTTCCAAGGAAGCGCAGTATTGA
- a CDS encoding nucleoside monophosphate kinase, translating into MRCFVFFGIQGSGKGTQADLLSDSLQFQHVSIGDLFREQISLKTKLGLQVSEIISRGELVPDELVFDIIDQSLRPDRKGIIFDGFPRTLMQAEYLVKHFEVRQVFFLELSEAKAIARISSRRICRDCGQNYNLVSDPPSVENVCDACGGELIIRKDDKPEAISRRLAEFYEQTLALKDFFAERGLLSEVDAGQEIEAVAKDISEIVASLPAE; encoded by the coding sequence ATGCGATGTTTCGTGTTCTTCGGTATTCAGGGTAGCGGGAAAGGCACACAGGCAGACCTGTTAAGCGACAGCCTGCAGTTCCAGCACGTCAGTATTGGCGATCTCTTCCGGGAGCAAATCTCCCTAAAAACCAAGCTCGGTTTGCAGGTGAGTGAGATAATCAGCCGCGGTGAACTTGTTCCCGACGAACTTGTATTCGACATCATAGACCAATCGCTGCGTCCAGATCGCAAGGGAATCATCTTTGACGGCTTTCCCCGAACTTTGATGCAAGCGGAGTATTTGGTGAAGCACTTCGAGGTGAGGCAAGTTTTCTTCCTTGAACTTTCCGAAGCCAAGGCCATTGCCAGGATTTCCTCACGTCGAATCTGCCGTGATTGCGGCCAAAACTATAATCTGGTGAGCGATCCACCAAGCGTGGAAAATGTATGCGATGCCTGCGGTGGGGAACTAATCATACGCAAAGACGATAAACCAGAGGCTATCTCACGCCGTTTGGCTGAATTTTACGAACAGACCCTGGCCTTGAAGGATTTTTTTGCCGAGCGTGGTCTGCTTTCTGAAGTGGATGCCGGCCAGGAGATCGAAGCGGTGGCTAAAGATATCAGTGAAATAGTGGCATCGCTGCCCGCTGAGTGA
- the rplS gene encoding 50S ribosomal protein L19: MDILHTVGRDQIRTDFPEYRPGDTVKVHYKIKEGAKERIQVFQGIVIQKRGSGISKSFTVRKISNGVAVERIFPQNSPNIDKLEIVRYGQVRRAKLFYLRHAKGKAGRIKERRRFTA, encoded by the coding sequence ATGGATATTCTGCACACAGTTGGCAGAGACCAAATCAGAACCGACTTTCCCGAGTATCGCCCCGGCGATACTGTGAAGGTCCATTATAAAATCAAAGAAGGCGCGAAGGAACGCATCCAGGTGTTCCAGGGAATCGTGATCCAGAAACGCGGATCGGGAATCTCCAAATCCTTCACCGTTAGAAAGATATCGAACGGCGTTGCCGTGGAGCGTATTTTCCCGCAGAATTCGCCGAACATCGATAAGCTTGAAATAGTCCGCTATGGCCAGGTGCGCAGGGCCAAACTCTTTTACTTGCGCCATGCCAAAGGCAAAGCGGGCCGCATCAAAGAGCGCAGACGTTTCACTGCCTAA
- a CDS encoding ABC-F family ATP-binding cassette domain-containing protein, whose product MSLIRARDLSLEFGGNYILDQVDCSLEQNSRVGLIGANGSGKTTLIRLFLGLLQPSSGEVLRARNCRVAWLPQDFKLEPDITLLEHVRASRADLISLGDEIDRLSRELAATHSAETEARLNLCVERYTSLGGYEFENELKYVLTSLNLPPDIWNKRCGDFSGGEQTRICLAAILLLEHELLILDEPTNHLDLAMMAWLERYLLKQAKPFLIVSHDRQFLDNTVSSIWCLREGQISITKGNYSSFKAADEIACLSQERQYERQQKFIAETQAYIQKFIAGTRTSSARSRQKMLERMEIVKKPGQQKQLRLPVAAGKRSGNDVYTLTNLCFGIPPELELARELDLKAHYRDRICVIGPNGCGKTTLLNILLGEHEIMGGSLKTGASLDIGYYDQHQVLLDDSLTVMETIWQLVPQAPQGYVLGWLARFGFRGDNVDKKVHVLSGGERSRLYLCQMIHENPNLMILDEPTNHLDIDMTDALLEALKAFSGTIIFVSHDRWFLSQLATKFWVFRKKTSPEGIYTTVEEPDCDWQRAIELSFEEPELTKAPPPPRERKKKVNPWYLEQIHLSIEQGGQRLGELQNELESIHAELSRSETYAEPGRLSTLQTRMAELESEIGTLENQIDEWEEQYLRQSYEQ is encoded by the coding sequence GTGAGTTTGATCCGTGCGCGTGATTTGTCGCTGGAGTTTGGCGGCAATTACATCCTGGACCAGGTGGACTGCAGTTTGGAGCAGAACAGCCGGGTGGGGCTGATCGGGGCCAACGGTTCCGGTAAGACGACCCTCATCCGCTTGTTTCTTGGCTTACTGCAGCCAAGTTCCGGAGAGGTTTTGCGCGCCAGGAACTGCCGCGTGGCCTGGCTGCCGCAAGATTTCAAGCTCGAACCGGACATCACACTGCTGGAGCATGTTCGCGCCTCCCGAGCCGACCTGATTTCCCTGGGAGATGAGATAGACCGCCTCTCCCGGGAACTTGCTGCCACCCACAGCGCGGAGACCGAAGCCCGGCTGAATCTTTGCGTGGAGCGCTACACCAGCTTGGGCGGCTACGAGTTTGAAAACGAGCTTAAATATGTACTCACCTCGCTTAACCTGCCGCCGGATATTTGGAACAAGCGCTGCGGAGATTTCAGCGGCGGCGAGCAAACCCGTATCTGCCTGGCCGCCATCCTGTTGCTGGAGCACGAGTTGCTTATTCTGGACGAGCCCACTAACCACCTCGACCTGGCGATGATGGCCTGGCTGGAAAGATATCTGCTGAAGCAGGCCAAACCCTTTCTGATCGTATCACACGACCGCCAGTTCCTGGATAACACCGTGAGCAGCATCTGGTGCCTGCGCGAAGGCCAGATATCTATTACCAAGGGTAATTACAGCTCTTTCAAGGCCGCTGACGAAATCGCCTGCCTCAGCCAGGAACGCCAGTATGAGCGCCAGCAAAAGTTCATCGCGGAAACCCAAGCCTACATCCAGAAATTCATCGCCGGAACCCGCACCAGTTCAGCCCGTTCGCGCCAAAAGATGCTTGAGCGGATGGAAATAGTGAAAAAGCCGGGCCAGCAGAAGCAACTGCGACTGCCCGTGGCGGCCGGAAAACGTAGCGGCAATGACGTTTACACCCTCACCAACCTCTGTTTCGGCATCCCGCCGGAGCTCGAGCTTGCCCGGGAGCTTGACCTCAAAGCCCATTACCGTGATCGTATCTGTGTTATAGGACCAAACGGATGCGGTAAAACCACCCTTTTGAACATCCTTCTCGGGGAACACGAGATCATGGGCGGCAGCCTCAAAACCGGTGCCAGCCTCGATATTGGCTATTACGACCAGCATCAGGTATTGCTGGATGACAGCCTCACCGTGATGGAAACCATCTGGCAGCTTGTGCCTCAGGCACCGCAGGGCTATGTTCTGGGCTGGCTGGCGCGCTTCGGCTTCCGCGGCGACAATGTGGATAAAAAGGTTCACGTGCTTAGTGGCGGCGAGCGTTCCAGGCTTTACCTCTGCCAGATGATCCACGAAAATCCCAATCTGATGATACTTGACGAACCCACCAACCATCTTGATATTGACATGACCGACGCCCTGCTGGAAGCGCTGAAAGCCTTTTCCGGTACAATCATCTTCGTTTCCCACGACCGCTGGTTCCTCAGCCAACTGGCCACCAAGTTCTGGGTTTTCCGGAAGAAAACCTCACCAGAAGGAATCTACACTACCGTGGAGGAACCCGACTGCGACTGGCAGAGAGCGATCGAGCTGTCTTTCGAGGAACCGGAACTGACCAAGGCCCCTCCCCCACCCCGTGAGCGCAAAAAGAAGGTAAATCCCTGGTATCTGGAGCAGATACATCTGAGTATTGAACAGGGCGGGCAACGCCTCGGAGAACTGCAGAACGAGCTTGAATCTATCCACGCAGAGCTTTCGCGCTCGGAAACTTATGCGGAACCGGGACGCCTTAGCACCCTGCAAACGCGGATGGCTGAGCTCGAAAGCGAGATCGGGACCTTGGAAAACCAGATAGACGAATGGGAAGAGCAGTATCTGCGGCAAAGCTATGAACAATAA
- a CDS encoding RNA methyltransferase, with translation MSVLYIALTHHPVLNKAGETVTTSISNLDIHDIARAAETYGVKAYYIVHADPRQQELLNSIRNFWQDQGLPYNPQRSQVLARIRPSDSIDMLINEITTQEEKRPLIVTTTARKLRDQISFGHLKTLTLNDRPVLLIFGTGYGLCDEVHQAADHVLEPVTGPGDYNHLSVRSAVSVVLDRLSSEYIYGRNHGYSAHSWQRPNQNRLSRVSPRRYCEGPL, from the coding sequence ATGAGCGTCCTTTATATTGCCCTGACGCATCATCCAGTGCTGAACAAAGCCGGTGAGACCGTGACCACTTCCATCAGCAACCTGGACATCCATGACATTGCCCGGGCGGCTGAAACCTACGGCGTTAAAGCTTATTATATTGTTCATGCCGACCCCCGCCAGCAGGAACTGCTCAACAGCATCAGAAACTTCTGGCAGGATCAGGGATTGCCCTATAATCCGCAGCGCAGCCAGGTCCTGGCCCGGATTCGCCCCAGCGATTCGATCGATATGTTGATAAACGAGATAACAACGCAGGAAGAAAAGCGTCCGCTCATCGTTACCACGACAGCGCGGAAGCTGCGAGACCAGATATCCTTTGGACATCTGAAAACTCTCACCCTAAATGACAGGCCGGTTTTGCTCATATTTGGCACCGGTTATGGATTATGCGATGAAGTTCATCAAGCGGCGGACCACGTCCTCGAGCCGGTTACAGGCCCGGGGGACTACAATCATCTGTCCGTCCGTAGTGCCGTGAGCGTCGTGTTGGACCGCCTTTCTTCCGAGTACATATATGGGAGGAACCATGGATATTCTGCACACAGTTGGCAGAGACCAAATCAGAACCGACTTTCCCGAGTATCGCCCCGGCGATACTGTGAAGGTCCATTATAA
- a CDS encoding response regulator → MNTRILLVDDDRLLREVIGDFLRSRGYVVDIAKNRKEAEEHLQKEQYGLALIDHGHRQASGIRLMREVRQAYPNVFCLIMTGYSGVKTVSGAMEEGFTDYILKPFQLEELINILKKHSYV, encoded by the coding sequence ATGAACACAAGAATCCTGCTGGTTGACGACGACCGGCTTCTGCGAGAAGTCATAGGCGACTTTTTGCGCTCAAGAGGATATGTTGTGGACATCGCCAAGAACCGCAAGGAGGCGGAGGAGCATTTGCAAAAAGAACAATATGGGCTGGCCCTGATCGACCACGGCCACAGGCAAGCCAGCGGGATTAGACTGATGCGTGAGGTTCGTCAGGCCTATCCGAACGTGTTTTGTCTGATCATGACTGGCTATTCTGGCGTGAAAACAGTTTCCGGGGCGATGGAGGAAGGTTTCACCGATTATATCCTCAAGCCCTTCCAACTTGAGGAACTGATCAACATCCTGAAAAAGCACTCATATGTATGA